A genome region from Sphingobium sp. WTD-1 includes the following:
- a CDS encoding fumarylacetoacetate hydrolase family protein, whose amino-acid sequence MLDLPRLSVPTLPIDGSADRFPVRRIFCVGQNYAEHAREMGGDPDRAPPFFFTKPADAVVENGASLPFPSRTQDLHHEVELVVALGAGGTDVAVEDALALIYGWAVGIDLTRRDMQAVAKKAGRPWDMAKGFDRSAPIGPIHPGTPPASGAIALSIDGDPRQSGDLADMIWSVPEIIANLSTYVQLAPGDLIFTGTPAGVGPIAPGQAVQATIAGLPPLDIAFQN is encoded by the coding sequence ATGCTCGATCTTCCCCGACTCTCCGTTCCGACCCTGCCGATCGACGGCAGCGCCGATCGCTTTCCCGTCCGTCGCATCTTCTGCGTCGGGCAGAATTATGCCGAACATGCGCGCGAAATGGGCGGCGATCCCGATCGTGCGCCGCCCTTCTTCTTTACCAAGCCGGCCGATGCCGTGGTCGAGAATGGCGCGTCGCTGCCTTTCCCCTCGCGCACGCAGGATCTGCATCATGAGGTCGAACTGGTGGTCGCGCTCGGCGCGGGCGGTACGGATGTCGCGGTCGAGGATGCGCTGGCGCTGATCTACGGCTGGGCGGTCGGCATCGACCTCACCCGCCGCGACATGCAGGCGGTCGCGAAGAAGGCCGGTCGTCCCTGGGACATGGCCAAGGGCTTTGATCGCTCCGCGCCGATCGGCCCGATCCATCCCGGCACGCCGCCGGCCAGCGGCGCCATCGCGCTCAGCATCGATGGCGACCCGCGCCAGTCGGGCGACCTGGCCGACATGATCTGGTCGGTGCCAGAAATCATCGCCAATCTCTCCACCTATGTGCAACTGGCGCCCGGCGACCTGATCTTCACCGGCACGCCTGCCGGCGTCGGTCCGATCGCGCCCGGCCAGGCAGTGCAGGCGACCATCGCCGGCCTGCCGCCGCTCGACATCGCCTTTCAGAACTGA